One part of the Anopheles merus strain MAF chromosome 3L, AmerM5.1, whole genome shotgun sequence genome encodes these proteins:
- the LOC121599951 gene encoding glycoprotein-N-acetylgalactosamine 3-beta-galactosyltransferase 1-like isoform X2, whose amino-acid sequence MIKLMLKRPSAISPRYGNFLFGLLCGWILSRAIHVWTTSGWITAPNAQNNSPAFNLSESVRVLCWVMTTPDNHQEKVIHIQATWGARCNKLLIMSSVADPSIGSIALPVEEGRKSLWNKTREAFRYIYNHHLDEYDWFFKADDDTYVVVENLRYFLYPYSPQLPIYFGSKFRYPEYVKQGYFSGGAGYVLSREAVRRFNEQALGDVQHCSAAYDTEDLEMGKCMESVNVTAGDSRDSLGRKRFLPMEPVFHLTSSVTEDPDFWYNQYSYYKPFYGKNCCSDLAISFHYVPGKHMHMMDYLIYDLHAWGRRYQDAPLAKAKTLQEAIAVAGPYLISTLRPKTEMSVVSTVGMEEASSTIKP is encoded by the exons atgattaaaCTGATGCTCAAAA GACCTTCTGCGATCAGTCCTCGCTATGGCAACTTTCTGTTCGGACTCTTATGCGGATGGATTCTCTCAAGAGCGATCCATGTTTGGACAACTTCTGGATGGATTACCGCCCCCAATGCACAAAACAATTCCCCTGCTTTCAACTTAAGCGAAAGTGTTCGTGTGCTCTGCTGGGTAATGACCACGCCGGATAACCACCAGGAAAAGGTGATCCACATCCAAGCTACCTGGGGAGCTCGGTGCAACAAACTGCTGATCATGAGCTCCGTCGCTGATCCGTCGATCGGAAGCATCGCTCTACCGGTCGAGGAAGGCCGCAAGAGTCTGTGGAATAAGACGCGAGAAGCATTCCGGTACATCTACAACCATCATCTCGATGAGTACGATTGGTTCTTCAAGGCGGACGACGACACGTACGTCGTGGTGGAGAATCTGCGCTACTTCCTGTATCCGTATTCACCGCAGCTGCCGATCTATTTCGGGAGCAAGTTCCGCTATCCGGAGTATGTGAAGCAAGGATACTTTTCTGGTGGTGCTGGCTATGTGCTGAGCCGGGAGGCAGTGAGACGTTTCAACGAACAAGCACTCGGGGATGTGCAGCACTGTTCGGCAGCCTACGATACGGAGGATCTTGAAATGG GAAAGTGTATGGAAAGTGTGAATGTAACGGCCGGTGATTCCAGGGACAGCTTAGGCCGTAAGCGATTTCTTCCGATGGAACCTGTTTTTCATCTCACCAGCTCGGTGACAGAGGATCCTGACTTTTGGTACAACCAATACTCGTACTATAAGCCCTTTTACGGCAAGAACTGTTGCTCGGATCTGGCTATCAGCTTCCATTACGTTCCCGGGAAGCATATGCACATGATGGACTATCTGATTTACGATCTACACGCGTGGGGTAGGAGATACCAAGACGCACCACTTGCCAAAGCAAAAACACTCCAAGAAGCGATTGCCGTTGCTGGACCATATCTGATCAGTACTTTACGGCCAAAAACTGAGATGAGTGTAGTATCCACCGTAGGTATGGAGGAAGCATCTTCTACGATAAAACCTTAG
- the LOC121599951 gene encoding glycoprotein-N-acetylgalactosamine 3-beta-galactosyltransferase 1-like isoform X1, translated as MLKGYELIAGPSAISPRYGNFLFGLLCGWILSRAIHVWTTSGWITAPNAQNNSPAFNLSESVRVLCWVMTTPDNHQEKVIHIQATWGARCNKLLIMSSVADPSIGSIALPVEEGRKSLWNKTREAFRYIYNHHLDEYDWFFKADDDTYVVVENLRYFLYPYSPQLPIYFGSKFRYPEYVKQGYFSGGAGYVLSREAVRRFNEQALGDVQHCSAAYDTEDLEMGKCMESVNVTAGDSRDSLGRKRFLPMEPVFHLTSSVTEDPDFWYNQYSYYKPFYGKNCCSDLAISFHYVPGKHMHMMDYLIYDLHAWGRRYQDAPLAKAKTLQEAIAVAGPYLISTLRPKTEMSVVSTVGMEEASSTIKP; from the exons ATGTTAAAGGGCTACGAACTAATTGCAGGACCTTCTGCGATCAGTCCTCGCTATGGCAACTTTCTGTTCGGACTCTTATGCGGATGGATTCTCTCAAGAGCGATCCATGTTTGGACAACTTCTGGATGGATTACCGCCCCCAATGCACAAAACAATTCCCCTGCTTTCAACTTAAGCGAAAGTGTTCGTGTGCTCTGCTGGGTAATGACCACGCCGGATAACCACCAGGAAAAGGTGATCCACATCCAAGCTACCTGGGGAGCTCGGTGCAACAAACTGCTGATCATGAGCTCCGTCGCTGATCCGTCGATCGGAAGCATCGCTCTACCGGTCGAGGAAGGCCGCAAGAGTCTGTGGAATAAGACGCGAGAAGCATTCCGGTACATCTACAACCATCATCTCGATGAGTACGATTGGTTCTTCAAGGCGGACGACGACACGTACGTCGTGGTGGAGAATCTGCGCTACTTCCTGTATCCGTATTCACCGCAGCTGCCGATCTATTTCGGGAGCAAGTTCCGCTATCCGGAGTATGTGAAGCAAGGATACTTTTCTGGTGGTGCTGGCTATGTGCTGAGCCGGGAGGCAGTGAGACGTTTCAACGAACAAGCACTCGGGGATGTGCAGCACTGTTCGGCAGCCTACGATACGGAGGATCTTGAAATGG GAAAGTGTATGGAAAGTGTGAATGTAACGGCCGGTGATTCCAGGGACAGCTTAGGCCGTAAGCGATTTCTTCCGATGGAACCTGTTTTTCATCTCACCAGCTCGGTGACAGAGGATCCTGACTTTTGGTACAACCAATACTCGTACTATAAGCCCTTTTACGGCAAGAACTGTTGCTCGGATCTGGCTATCAGCTTCCATTACGTTCCCGGGAAGCATATGCACATGATGGACTATCTGATTTACGATCTACACGCGTGGGGTAGGAGATACCAAGACGCACCACTTGCCAAAGCAAAAACACTCCAAGAAGCGATTGCCGTTGCTGGACCATATCTGATCAGTACTTTACGGCCAAAAACTGAGATGAGTGTAGTATCCACCGTAGGTATGGAGGAAGCATCTTCTACGATAAAACCTTAG